The following are from one region of the Halobacteriovorax vibrionivorans genome:
- a CDS encoding MAPEG family protein, translating into MELQIFYRYCGVLGLIYLLLTFYVIRMRWKHRVGLGHGKNEHMTKAVRIHGNYNEYVPFILMLTYFAIQKNAINLMAIHFLLGGLVLSRISHFIGLRKSAGSTIYRMFGTGVIIVALFAISITLLG; encoded by the coding sequence ATGGAATTACAAATTTTTTACCGTTACTGCGGTGTACTCGGTCTTATTTACTTATTACTAACTTTCTACGTCATTCGAATGAGATGGAAGCATCGTGTAGGTCTTGGCCATGGTAAGAATGAGCATATGACTAAAGCAGTTCGAATTCATGGAAATTATAATGAATATGTTCCATTTATTCTTATGCTTACTTATTTTGCTATTCAAAAGAATGCAATTAATCTGATGGCGATTCACTTTCTTTTAGGTGGTCTGGTATTATCGAGAATTTCACATTTTATTGGACTTAGAAAGTCGGCCGGCTCAACAATCTATCGAATGTTTGGTACCGGCGTCATTATCGTGGCATTATTTGCTATAAGTATTACTTTATTAGGTTAA
- the argS gene encoding arginine--tRNA ligase, whose amino-acid sequence METNTILTKLTDILESSIKLAYPDAQFNRKDIYDSIGQAPNIEMAHYAFPTFRFAKALKQGPPQIAGAILDKIQEQETSKLIKDVKAQGPYLNFTLSADAYFENLISEVRSGNFFTKKLTSNEPKTMIEYSQPNTHKELHVGHMRNLCLGNALVRIKEYCDVDVHPVTYPGDSGTHVAKCLWYLKYHNQDTIPETNKGEWLGRIYTLANTKLEDELGSDKEDDNRAKLTEILKQLHSESGEFYDLWQETRQWSIDLMKKTYEWADVEFERWFFESEMDAPSLKICEDYYKDGTFIKDDGAIGMDLSDDKLGFCILIKSDGTGLYSTKDVALAIKKFEEFGVEKNIYIVDSRQAFHFKQVFKVLEKIGFEQAKDCYHLPYEMVELTDGAMSSRKGNIVPLTDLINKMEAKIKEDYLNKYQGEWDQAEIDETATKIANGAIKYGMIKIDNNRKIVFDMNEWLKLDGDTGPYLQYVYARINSLLVKQGFDKSKEFNLSNAASLENIKEYELMQKISLFNDVAIKAHEQNKTSLLTTYLFELGKLFNSFYAACPIASSEESLKQARLELAYATSEIIKHGLAILGIKVPDRM is encoded by the coding sequence ATGGAAACGAATACAATTTTAACAAAACTTACAGATATTCTTGAATCTTCAATTAAATTAGCCTACCCAGATGCGCAATTTAATAGAAAAGATATTTACGATTCAATAGGCCAAGCTCCAAATATTGAGATGGCCCATTACGCATTCCCAACATTTCGTTTTGCAAAGGCCCTTAAACAAGGACCACCACAAATAGCAGGTGCAATCTTAGATAAAATCCAAGAACAAGAGACATCAAAGCTTATAAAAGATGTTAAAGCACAAGGCCCATACCTAAACTTCACTCTTAGTGCAGATGCATATTTTGAAAACTTAATTAGTGAAGTTAGAAGTGGTAACTTTTTCACAAAGAAGCTTACGTCTAATGAGCCTAAGACTATGATTGAGTACTCTCAGCCAAATACTCATAAAGAGCTCCATGTGGGACATATGAGAAACCTATGTTTAGGTAATGCCTTGGTTAGAATTAAAGAATACTGTGATGTGGATGTTCACCCTGTGACTTATCCAGGAGACTCTGGAACTCACGTTGCAAAATGTCTATGGTACTTAAAATACCACAATCAAGACACGATCCCAGAAACTAATAAGGGAGAATGGCTAGGAAGAATCTATACACTTGCAAATACAAAGCTAGAAGACGAGCTTGGAAGTGATAAAGAAGATGATAATAGAGCTAAGCTTACAGAGATCTTAAAGCAGCTTCATAGTGAAAGCGGTGAATTCTATGATCTTTGGCAAGAAACACGACAGTGGTCTATTGATCTAATGAAAAAAACTTATGAATGGGCAGACGTTGAGTTTGAACGTTGGTTTTTTGAATCAGAAATGGATGCTCCATCACTTAAGATTTGTGAAGACTATTACAAAGATGGAACATTTATTAAAGATGATGGCGCTATTGGAATGGATCTAAGTGATGATAAATTAGGATTTTGCATTCTTATTAAATCAGATGGAACAGGCCTTTATTCTACAAAAGACGTGGCCCTAGCTATTAAGAAGTTTGAAGAATTTGGTGTGGAAAAAAATATCTACATTGTCGACTCACGTCAGGCATTCCACTTTAAACAAGTATTTAAAGTTTTAGAAAAGATTGGTTTTGAGCAAGCTAAAGATTGCTATCACCTACCATATGAGATGGTTGAACTTACAGATGGAGCAATGAGCTCACGTAAGGGTAATATCGTTCCTCTAACTGATCTTATTAATAAAATGGAAGCTAAGATCAAAGAGGACTACTTAAATAAATATCAAGGCGAATGGGATCAAGCAGAGATTGATGAGACAGCAACTAAAATTGCAAATGGTGCCATCAAGTACGGGATGATCAAAATTGATAATAATCGTAAGATTGTTTTTGATATGAATGAATGGCTCAAACTTGATGGAGATACAGGTCCATACCTTCAGTATGTTTATGCTCGTATCAACTCATTACTTGTAAAACAAGGCTTTGATAAATCTAAAGAATTTAACCTTTCCAATGCTGCAAGCCTAGAAAATATTAAAGAATATGAGCTAATGCAAAAGATTTCATTATTTAATGATGTTGCAATTAAGGCCCATGAGCAAAACAAAACAAGTCTTTTAACAACTTACCTATTTGAGCTTGGAAAGTTATTTAATAGCTTCTATGCAGCCTGTCCTATCGCTTCAAGTGAAGAGAGTCTTAAACAAGCAAGACTTGAACTTGCTTATGCAACAAGTGAAATCATTAAGCATGGACTTGCTATCTTAGGAATCAAAGTACCTGACCGAATGTAA
- a CDS encoding mechanosensitive ion channel family protein, translating to MNKALKDTIQSSEKVASLFSSISSEVILSIFFGFLFLYLFAKTLNWALEYLAIKIPSYRLSILQFNTIATHITYIVGSLWILYVAINPSKEMVYAIMGSGAVAIGFSLKDLVSSIIAGIILIFDRPFQVGDRISFRGNYGDIIRIGLRSVRIRTLEDSVVTIPNNLFLSDNVSSANSGERDMMVCSDYYFKNNVDLNQVLPILDEVTRTSRFAYLNKPVKIITSSEKFEEIVGLKITVKAYVLETKYEKDFTTDITKRFYQGLRDESLEDSLISSTSS from the coding sequence ATGAATAAAGCGCTTAAGGATACAATTCAATCTAGTGAGAAGGTAGCAAGCTTATTTAGTTCGATTAGTTCTGAAGTGATATTGAGTATTTTCTTTGGGTTTTTATTTCTTTATTTATTTGCAAAGACCTTAAACTGGGCACTTGAATACTTAGCTATAAAGATACCTTCTTATCGCTTATCGATTCTTCAATTTAATACAATTGCGACTCATATCACTTATATCGTAGGAAGCTTATGGATTCTCTATGTTGCTATTAACCCTTCTAAAGAAATGGTTTATGCCATTATGGGTTCTGGGGCTGTTGCGATAGGTTTCTCTTTGAAAGACTTAGTCTCTTCAATTATTGCAGGAATCATTCTCATTTTTGATCGTCCTTTTCAGGTAGGGGATCGTATTAGCTTCCGAGGTAATTATGGTGATATTATTAGAATTGGTCTCAGATCTGTGAGAATTCGAACACTAGAAGACTCTGTCGTTACAATTCCAAATAACCTGTTCTTAAGTGATAATGTTTCATCTGCAAACTCTGGTGAAAGAGATATGATGGTCTGTAGTGATTATTACTTTAAAAACAATGTTGATTTGAATCAGGTTTTACCAATTTTAGATGAAGTAACGAGAACTAGTCGTTTTGCTTATCTAAATAAGCCTGTTAAGATTATTACATCGAGTGAAAAATTTGAAGAAATAGTAGGCTTAAAAATTACTGTTAAGGCCTATGTTTTAGAAACAAAATATGAAAAAGATTTCACGACCGATATTACAAAACGCTTTTATCAAGGCTTAAGAGATGAGAGTTTGGAAGACTCACTGATTTCTTCTACATCGTCTTAG
- a CDS encoding GNAT family N-acetyltransferase: MIVKRIHLKDTYGIRKKVLGIENVESSYLFEGDTESGTFHLGAFIENNLVSVASFYFNRNSKFNIDNQYQLQGMATLEDFRKQGLSRELLNVAFPIIKQNFCNLVWCNARVEAAPFYQKLGFEISGDEFDVENIGKHILMYREIN, encoded by the coding sequence ATGATAGTAAAAAGAATCCATTTAAAAGATACTTACGGGATTAGGAAGAAGGTTCTTGGAATTGAGAACGTTGAATCTAGTTATCTATTTGAAGGTGATACTGAGTCGGGAACTTTCCACTTAGGAGCTTTTATAGAAAATAACCTCGTATCTGTAGCCTCTTTTTACTTTAATAGAAACAGTAAGTTTAATATCGATAATCAATATCAACTTCAGGGAATGGCAACTCTTGAAGACTTCAGAAAACAAGGCCTCTCACGAGAGCTTTTAAATGTCGCGTTTCCAATAATAAAACAGAACTTTTGTAATCTTGTATGGTGTAATGCAAGAGTTGAAGCAGCTCCTTTCTACCAGAAGCTTGGTTTTGAAATAAGTGGAGACGAATTTGATGTTGAGAATATAGGAAAACATATTCTCATGTATCGTGAGATCAATTAA